A stretch of Paracoccus sp. MA DNA encodes these proteins:
- a CDS encoding YafY family protein yields the protein MSRTDRLMRLMDAMRRLPAPVTAARLAEETGVSLRQLYRDIATLRAGGALIDGEAGLGYTLTEDPALPPQSFSRLEIEALLLAISGLRTLGDPELTRAGEDAMARIIATLPESQGRHAMHATMRLFREPAQRPSPQVDMALLRQALWEERSLIIDYLDLQGRASTREIWPLGMSYSDNHMMLLAHCRLRQDFRTFHIPRIRAMRPGGESFRPRRVALVRDYVACRATPPPPG from the coding sequence ATGTCCCGCACCGACCGGCTGATGCGCCTGATGGACGCGATGCGCCGCCTGCCCGCGCCGGTGACCGCCGCGCGGCTGGCCGAGGAGACCGGCGTCTCCCTCCGCCAGCTCTATCGCGACATCGCCACGCTGCGCGCCGGCGGCGCGCTGATCGACGGCGAGGCGGGGCTGGGCTATACGCTGACCGAGGACCCCGCCCTGCCGCCGCAAAGCTTCTCGCGGCTGGAGATCGAGGCGCTGCTGCTCGCCATCTCGGGCCTGCGCACGCTGGGCGATCCCGAACTGACCCGCGCGGGCGAGGATGCCATGGCCCGCATCATCGCCACCCTGCCGGAAAGCCAGGGCCGCCATGCCATGCACGCCACCATGCGGCTGTTCCGCGAGCCGGCGCAGCGTCCCAGTCCGCAGGTGGACATGGCCCTGCTGCGTCAGGCTTTGTGGGAAGAGCGCAGCCTGATCATCGACTATCTGGACCTGCAGGGCCGGGCCAGCACGCGCGAGATCTGGCCGCTGGGCATGTCCTACAGCGACAATCACATGATGCTGCTGGCGCATTGCCGGCTGCGGCAGGATTTCCGCACCTTCCACATCCCGCGCATCCGGGCCATGCGGCCGGGCGGAGAAAGCTTCCGGCCCCGCCGCGTGGCCCTGGTGCGCGACTATGTCGCCTGCCGCGCTACTCCGCCGCCACCGGGGTGA
- a CDS encoding glutathione S-transferase family protein — protein MLTLYHAPKSRSSSILVLLDELGIRDKVDIRTVTIPRQDGSGGRDPANPHPEGKVPYLVNGEDWVRERGAVVLYLTDMFPEAGLGPLPGDPRRGQYLSWLSWYQGVLEPVAILSFFRIEHPALTATLRDYDTALQRLDEVLSGQPYLLGGDLSAADLLVAGLFLYFGESMPRTPAVDAWARRIQSRPSMARAAEGDG, from the coding sequence ATGCTGACCCTATACCATGCCCCGAAAAGCCGCTCTTCCAGCATCCTCGTGCTGCTGGACGAATTGGGGATCAGGGACAAGGTGGATATCCGCACCGTCACCATCCCGCGCCAGGACGGCTCGGGCGGGCGCGATCCGGCCAATCCGCATCCCGAGGGCAAGGTGCCCTATCTGGTCAACGGCGAGGACTGGGTGCGCGAGCGCGGCGCCGTCGTGCTTTACCTGACCGACATGTTTCCCGAGGCCGGGCTGGGCCCGCTGCCGGGCGACCCGAGGCGCGGCCAGTATCTCAGCTGGCTCAGCTGGTATCAGGGCGTGCTGGAACCGGTCGCGATCCTGAGCTTCTTCAGGATCGAGCATCCGGCCTTGACCGCGACCCTGCGCGACTACGACACCGCCCTGCAGCGGCTGGACGAGGTGCTGTCGGGGCAGCCCTACCTGCTGGGCGGCGATTTGTCGGCCGCCGACCTGCTGGTCGCAGGCCTGTTCCTGTATTTCGGCGAAAGCATGCCGCGCACGCCCGCCGTCGACGCCTGGGCGCGGCGGATTCAGTCCCGCCCCTCGATGGCACGCGCGGCCGAGGGCGACGGCTGA
- a CDS encoding DMT family transporter — translation MDFRAILMGFGFAVLWASAFTSTRMIVTAAPPLTALVIRFGLSALVAIPLARAMGQSWRLSRGEWRTVVLFGLCQNALYLGFSWVAMQYVEASVSAIIASMMPLVVAFLGWLLYAERLRPIAVAGLVAGVAGVTLIMGVRLQHGLDVPGVILCLIGMVALTFATLAARGAGGSRNMMMMVGLQMAVGAVLLLVPAVLMEWGRPVAWSAGLLWAFAYTVAVPGIGATLLWFRLVNRIGAVRAATFHFLSPIFGVAIAAVMLGERFGASDVIGAMIVAAGILMVQLAKLPAAAASQPSPSAARAIEGRD, via the coding sequence ATGGATTTCAGGGCCATTCTGATGGGTTTCGGCTTCGCGGTCCTCTGGGCCTCGGCCTTCACCTCGACACGCATGATCGTCACGGCCGCGCCGCCGCTGACCGCGCTGGTCATTCGCTTCGGCCTGTCCGCCCTGGTGGCGATCCCGCTGGCCCGCGCCATGGGCCAGAGCTGGCGGCTGAGCCGCGGCGAATGGCGCACGGTGGTCCTGTTCGGCCTGTGCCAGAACGCGCTCTACCTCGGGTTCAGCTGGGTCGCCATGCAATATGTCGAGGCCTCGGTCTCGGCCATCATCGCCTCGATGATGCCGCTGGTCGTCGCCTTCCTGGGCTGGCTGCTCTATGCCGAGCGGCTGCGCCCCATCGCCGTGGCCGGGCTGGTCGCGGGTGTGGCCGGCGTCACGCTGATCATGGGGGTGCGGCTGCAGCACGGGCTGGACGTGCCCGGGGTGATCCTGTGCCTGATCGGCATGGTGGCGCTGACCTTCGCCACGCTGGCGGCGCGCGGGGCCGGGGGCAGCCGCAACATGATGATGATGGTGGGCCTGCAGATGGCGGTGGGCGCCGTCCTGCTGCTGGTCCCGGCGGTGCTGATGGAATGGGGTCGCCCGGTGGCGTGGAGCGCGGGCCTGCTCTGGGCCTTTGCCTATACCGTGGCCGTGCCGGGCATCGGCGCGACCTTGCTGTGGTTCCGGCTGGTGAACCGCATCGGCGCGGTGCGGGCGGCGACCTTTCACTTCCTGTCGCCGATCTTCGGCGTCGCCATCGCCGCGGTGATGCTGGGCGAGCGATTCGGCGCCTCGGACGTGATCGGCGCGATGATCGTGGCGGCGGGCATCCTGATGGTGCAGCTGGCCAAGCTGCCCGCCGCGGCCGCGTCTCAGCCGTCGCCCTCGGCCGCGCGTGCCATCGAGGGGCGGGACTGA
- a CDS encoding HU family DNA-binding protein gives MAQAASKPMTKTQLVATLADEMGSDKKTAAAALDALSAVVSRTVAEGGAVTLPGIGKVACRARPERQVRNPQTQEMMTKPADKVVKVTIAKALKDSVNA, from the coding sequence ATGGCCCAGGCCGCTTCGAAACCGATGACCAAGACTCAGCTCGTCGCCACGCTGGCCGATGAAATGGGCAGCGACAAGAAGACCGCCGCCGCGGCTCTTGACGCGCTTTCGGCCGTCGTGTCGCGCACCGTTGCCGAAGGTGGCGCCGTCACCCTGCCGGGCATCGGCAAGGTCGCCTGCCGCGCCCGCCCCGAGCGTCAGGTCCGCAACCCGCAGACCCAGGAAATGATGACCAAGCCGGCCGACAAGGTGGTCAAGGTCACCATCGCCAAGGCGCTGAAGGACAGCGTGAACGCCTGA
- a CDS encoding AMP nucleosidase, giving the protein MMTDRRRLPIETPEPAERVYFDDPAAAVAQLIALYERASHFLLDRFLATLQGGRPAARYRAFYPELRMTVPVHSKTDSRLSFGHVALPGTYSASITRPDLFRGYLTEQIGLLMRNHGVAVAIGDSGTPMPVHFAVATQSDLNVPQEGVLDYSLRDVFDVPDLNTMNDDIVNGTAGPNPDGSHPLAPFTAQRVDYSLARLAHYTATLPEHFQNFVMFTNYQFYVDEFEAFARRALADPDSGYTGFVAPGNQILERPEDIIATGAKMPQMPAYHLKRPDGDGITLVNIGVGPSNAKTATDHIAVLRPHAWLMVGHCAGLRNSQSLGDFVLAHAYLREDHVLDDDLPVWVPIPALAEVQVALQEAVAEVTQLDGYELKRIMRTGTVATIDNRNWELRDQSGPVQRLSQSRAIALDMESATIAANGFRFRVPYGTLLCVSDKPLHGELKLPGMATDFYRTQVANHLLIGIRAMEKLRATPLERIHSRKLRSFNETAFL; this is encoded by the coding sequence ATGATGACCGACCGCCGGAGACTTCCCATCGAAACGCCCGAGCCTGCCGAGCGGGTCTATTTCGACGACCCGGCCGCCGCCGTGGCCCAGCTGATCGCGCTTTACGAGCGGGCGTCGCATTTCCTGCTGGACCGGTTCCTGGCCACGCTGCAGGGCGGCCGGCCGGCGGCGCGCTATCGCGCCTTCTACCCGGAACTGCGCATGACCGTGCCGGTGCATTCCAAGACGGATTCGCGCCTGTCCTTCGGCCATGTCGCGCTGCCCGGCACCTATTCGGCCTCGATCACCCGGCCCGACCTGTTCCGCGGCTACCTGACCGAGCAGATCGGCCTGCTGATGCGCAATCACGGCGTGGCGGTGGCGATCGGCGACAGCGGCACGCCGATGCCGGTGCATTTCGCCGTGGCGACGCAAAGCGACCTGAACGTCCCGCAGGAAGGCGTGCTGGACTATTCGCTGCGCGACGTCTTCGACGTGCCGGACCTGAACACCATGAACGACGATATCGTGAACGGCACCGCGGGGCCGAACCCGGACGGCAGCCACCCGCTGGCGCCCTTTACCGCGCAGCGCGTCGACTATTCGCTGGCCCGGCTGGCGCATTACACCGCGACCCTGCCCGAGCATTTCCAGAATTTCGTGATGTTCACCAACTACCAGTTCTATGTGGACGAGTTCGAGGCCTTCGCCCGCCGCGCGCTGGCCGATCCGGATTCGGGCTATACGGGCTTCGTCGCGCCGGGAAACCAGATCCTGGAACGCCCCGAGGATATCATCGCCACCGGCGCCAAGATGCCGCAGATGCCGGCCTATCACCTCAAGCGCCCGGACGGCGACGGCATCACGCTGGTCAATATCGGCGTGGGACCGTCCAACGCCAAGACCGCGACCGACCACATCGCCGTGCTGCGCCCGCATGCCTGGCTGATGGTCGGTCATTGCGCCGGCCTTCGCAACAGCCAGTCCCTGGGCGATTTCGTGCTCGCCCATGCCTATCTGCGCGAGGATCACGTGCTGGACGACGATTTGCCGGTCTGGGTGCCGATCCCGGCCCTGGCCGAGGTGCAGGTCGCCCTGCAGGAGGCGGTGGCCGAGGTCACGCAGCTGGACGGCTACGAGCTCAAGCGCATCATGCGCACCGGCACGGTGGCCACCATCGACAACCGCAACTGGGAATTGCGCGACCAGTCCGGCCCGGTGCAGCGCCTGTCGCAGTCGCGCGCCATCGCGCTGGACATGGAAAGCGCCACCATCGCCGCGAACGGCTTCCGCTTCCGGGTGCCCTATGGCACGCTGCTTTGCGTCAGCGACAAGCCGCTGCACGGAGAGCTGAAGCTGCCCGGCATGGCCACGGATTTCTATCGCACCCAGGTCGCGAACCACCTGCTGATCGGCATCCGCGCCATGGAAAAGCTGCGCGCGACACCCCTGGAACGCATCCACTCGCGCAAGTTGAGGTCCTTCAACGAGACGGCCTTCCTCTAG
- a CDS encoding LLM class flavin-dependent oxidoreductase yields the protein MEFSILDLAVVAEGSDARRAIANSVALAQAAEGWGYSRFWLAEHHNMPGIASAATAVLIGHVADHTQTIRVGAGGVMLPNHAPLAIAEQFGTLATIHGDRIDLGLGRAPGGDGAVMHALRRSMQRNEDFPNDVVELLRYLGPPRPGAPVAAHPGEGTNVPVWILGSSLYGASLAAALGLPYAFASHFAPGDLDQAVQLYRDRFEPTEFGTRPRFMLAVNVIAAETDAEAQRLRTSQMISFARLRLGMPGLLPPPVEDVLDAIPVRILPAVEHALSVSAVGAPETVAARLEELIARHRPDELILVGNIHDQAARHRSFAIAAEILRGRA from the coding sequence ATGGAATTTTCCATTCTCGACCTGGCGGTGGTGGCCGAAGGCTCGGACGCGCGGCGGGCCATCGCCAATTCCGTCGCGCTCGCGCAAGCCGCCGAAGGCTGGGGTTACAGCCGTTTCTGGCTGGCCGAGCATCACAACATGCCCGGCATCGCCAGCGCCGCCACCGCGGTGCTGATCGGCCATGTCGCCGATCATACGCAAACCATCCGCGTCGGCGCCGGCGGGGTCATGCTGCCGAACCACGCGCCGCTGGCCATCGCCGAGCAGTTCGGCACGCTGGCGACGATCCACGGCGACCGCATCGATCTGGGCCTGGGCCGCGCGCCGGGCGGCGACGGCGCGGTGATGCATGCGCTGCGCCGTTCGATGCAGCGCAACGAGGATTTCCCCAACGACGTGGTCGAGCTGCTGCGCTATCTGGGCCCGCCGCGCCCCGGCGCCCCGGTGGCGGCGCATCCGGGCGAAGGCACGAACGTGCCGGTCTGGATCCTCGGTTCGTCGCTCTATGGCGCCAGCCTCGCCGCCGCGCTTGGCCTGCCCTATGCCTTTGCCAGCCATTTCGCGCCGGGCGATCTCGACCAGGCCGTGCAGCTTTACCGCGACCGCTTCGAGCCGACCGAATTCGGCACCCGGCCGCGCTTCATGCTGGCGGTGAACGTCATCGCGGCCGAGACCGATGCCGAGGCGCAGCGCCTGCGCACAAGCCAGATGATCAGCTTCGCCCGGCTGCGGCTGGGCATGCCCGGCCTGCTGCCGCCGCCGGTCGAGGACGTGCTGGACGCGATCCCGGTGCGCATCCTGCCCGCCGTCGAGCATGCGCTTTCGGTCAGCGCGGTCGGCGCGCCGGAAACCGTCGCAGCCCGGCTGGAGGAGCTGATCGCCCGCCACCGCCCCGACGAGCTGATCCTCGTCGGCAATATCCACGACCAGGCCGCGCGGCACCGTTCCTTTGCCATCGCGGCCGAGATCCTGCGGGGGCGCGCATGA
- a CDS encoding SDR family oxidoreductase — protein MRMLVFGHGYSAGFLTPLLLAEGWQVAGTTREATDRVAQTGAEPLRWPGQEEALREAIAQADAILVSVGPDRGADPVLAAFGAEIAAARPRWLGYLSTTGVYGDREGGWVDEETPCAPSTRRGRERVAAEQGWQRLAAQHGLPLHIFRLAGIYGPGRGPFAKVRAGTARRIVKPGQVFSRIHAEDIAQVLLASIRAPRPGAIYNVCDDDPAPPEAVIAHAAELLGLPLPPAEDYANAEMTPMARSFYAENKRVANDRIKRELGVRLRYPDYRAGLAALARAEGTPA, from the coding sequence ATGAGGATGCTGGTCTTCGGTCACGGCTATTCGGCCGGTTTCCTGACGCCCTTGCTGCTGGCCGAGGGCTGGCAGGTCGCCGGCACCACCCGGGAGGCGACGGATCGCGTCGCGCAGACCGGGGCCGAGCCGCTGCGCTGGCCGGGGCAGGAGGAGGCGCTGCGCGAGGCCATCGCCCAAGCCGACGCGATCCTGGTCTCGGTCGGCCCGGACCGGGGCGCGGACCCGGTTCTGGCGGCTTTCGGCGCCGAGATCGCCGCGGCGCGGCCGCGCTGGCTGGGCTATCTTTCCACCACCGGGGTCTATGGCGACCGCGAGGGCGGCTGGGTCGACGAGGAAACGCCCTGCGCCCCCTCGACCCGGCGCGGGCGCGAACGGGTCGCCGCCGAGCAGGGCTGGCAGCGGCTGGCCGCCCAGCATGGGCTGCCGCTGCATATCTTCCGCCTCGCCGGGATCTACGGGCCGGGGCGCGGCCCCTTCGCCAAGGTCCGTGCGGGCACGGCGCGGCGCATCGTCAAGCCGGGACAGGTGTTTTCCCGCATCCATGCCGAGGACATCGCGCAGGTGCTGCTGGCCTCGATCCGCGCCCCCCGGCCGGGGGCGATCTACAATGTCTGCGATGACGACCCGGCCCCACCCGAGGCGGTGATCGCTCATGCGGCGGAACTGCTGGGCCTGCCCCTGCCGCCCGCCGAGGATTACGCCAATGCCGAGATGACCCCCATGGCGCGCAGCTTCTATGCCGAGAACAAGCGCGTCGCGAACGACCGCATCAAGCGCGAGCTGGGCGTGAGGCTGCGCTATCCCGACTATCGCGCCGGGCTGGCCGCGCTGGCCCGCGCCGAGGGGACCCCCGCCTAG
- a CDS encoding COG3650 family protein, translating into MLRILLTGLVLAAPLAVQAQDYLPNLFDVTVVETWDKLNVREAPHGQAKIIGRLASTAKGVELLDRDASGKWGLVNVGETTGWVALRFLKPQATVWKPAELPLSLQCSGTEPFWSVKTVQKGLVFSEPDQPERQLSLRKVMDRGIEGEPTRGIIAGDDKGRLTAFLRPEQCSDGMSDRGHALAVSVILDGQEQPSRMLTGCCTIAR; encoded by the coding sequence ATGCTGCGTATCCTTCTGACCGGCCTCGTGCTTGCCGCCCCGCTGGCGGTGCAGGCGCAGGACTATCTTCCGAACCTGTTCGACGTCACCGTGGTCGAGACCTGGGACAAGCTGAACGTGCGCGAGGCGCCGCATGGACAGGCCAAGATCATCGGCCGGCTCGCCTCGACCGCCAAGGGGGTCGAGCTGCTGGACCGCGACGCCTCGGGCAAATGGGGCCTCGTGAACGTGGGCGAGACCACGGGCTGGGTGGCGTTGCGCTTTCTCAAGCCGCAGGCCACGGTCTGGAAGCCAGCCGAGCTGCCGCTGTCGCTGCAATGCAGCGGGACCGAGCCCTTCTGGTCGGTCAAGACGGTCCAGAAGGGGCTGGTCTTCAGCGAGCCCGACCAACCCGAGCGCCAGCTTTCGCTGCGCAAGGTCATGGATCGCGGCATCGAGGGGGAGCCGACGCGCGGCATCATCGCCGGCGACGACAAGGGCCGGCTCACCGCCTTCCTGCGGCCCGAGCAATGTTCGGACGGCATGTCGGACCGCGGCCATGCGCTGGCGGTCAGCGTGATCCTGGACGGGCAGGAGCAGCCCTCGCGCATGCTGACGGGCTGCTGCACGATCGCCCGCTAG
- the dxs gene encoding 1-deoxy-D-xylulose-5-phosphate synthase: MTQETSDRPSTPILDRVALPSDLKDLSDRELRQLADELRAETISAVSVTGGHLGAGLGVVELTVALHAVFDAPRDKIIWDVGHQCYPHKILTGRRDRIRTLRMENGLSGFTKRSESPYDPFGAGHSSTSISAALGFAMARELGGDPGDAIAVIGDGAMSAGMAFEALNNAGDLGKRLFVVLNDNEMSIAPPTGALSRYLTRLYAEGPFQDLKAVAKGAVGFLPPSLQEGARRAKEMLKGMTVGGTLFEELGFSYIGPVDGHDLDQLLPLLRTVKARATGPVLIHAVTKKGKGYGPAERAADKGHATAKFDVETGAQAKAKSNAPSYTSVFARALVDQASRDARIVAVTAAMPDGTGLNLFAERFPRRCFDVGIAEQHAVTFSAGLAAGGMKPFCALYSTFLQRGYDQVVHDVAIQRLPVRFAIDRAGLVGADGATHAGAYDIAFLANLPGFVVMAAADEAELVHMVATAAAHDEGPIAFRYPRGEGTGVEMPERGEVLEIGKARVMAEGKRVAILSFGTRLAEVMRAREALLARGITPTVVDARFAKPLDRVLILRLARTHEALITIEEGAVGGFGSLVAQLLADEGVFDGGLRFRQMVLPDTFIDHASPEAMYRCARMSAPDIEAKVLEVLGVALAKRA; this comes from the coding sequence ATGACCCAAGAGACTTCCGACCGCCCTTCGACGCCGATCCTGGACCGGGTGGCCTTGCCGTCCGACCTGAAGGATCTGTCGGATCGCGAACTGCGGCAGCTTGCCGACGAGCTGCGGGCCGAGACGATCAGCGCCGTTTCCGTCACCGGCGGCCATCTGGGCGCCGGGCTGGGCGTGGTCGAGCTGACTGTGGCGCTGCATGCGGTCTTTGACGCGCCGCGCGACAAGATCATCTGGGACGTGGGCCATCAGTGCTATCCGCACAAGATCCTGACCGGGCGCCGCGACCGCATCCGCACGCTGCGTATGGAAAACGGCCTTTCCGGTTTCACCAAGCGGTCGGAAAGCCCCTATGACCCGTTCGGGGCCGGTCATAGCTCGACCTCGATCAGCGCGGCGCTGGGTTTCGCCATGGCGCGCGAACTCGGCGGCGATCCGGGCGACGCCATCGCGGTGATCGGCGACGGCGCAATGAGCGCGGGCATGGCCTTCGAGGCGCTGAACAATGCGGGCGACCTGGGCAAGCGGCTGTTCGTGGTGCTGAACGACAACGAGATGTCCATCGCGCCGCCCACCGGGGCGCTGTCGCGCTATCTGACCCGGCTTTATGCTGAGGGGCCGTTCCAGGACCTGAAGGCCGTGGCCAAGGGCGCCGTGGGTTTCCTGCCGCCCTCGCTGCAGGAGGGGGCGCGCCGCGCCAAGGAGATGCTGAAGGGCATGACCGTCGGCGGCACTCTGTTCGAGGAGCTGGGCTTCTCCTATATCGGCCCGGTCGATGGCCACGACCTCGACCAGCTTCTGCCGCTCTTGCGCACCGTCAAGGCACGGGCCACCGGGCCGGTGCTGATCCATGCCGTGACGAAGAAGGGCAAGGGCTACGGCCCGGCCGAACGCGCCGCCGACAAGGGCCATGCCACGGCGAAATTCGATGTCGAGACCGGCGCGCAGGCCAAGGCCAAGTCGAACGCGCCCAGCTATACCTCGGTCTTTGCCCGGGCGCTGGTCGATCAGGCCAGCCGCGACGCCCGCATCGTCGCCGTCACCGCCGCCATGCCGGACGGCACCGGGCTGAACCTCTTCGCCGAGCGTTTTCCGCGCCGCTGCTTCGACGTGGGCATTGCCGAGCAGCATGCCGTGACCTTCTCGGCCGGGCTGGCGGCGGGGGGGATGAAACCGTTCTGCGCGCTTTATTCGACCTTCCTGCAGCGCGGCTACGATCAGGTCGTCCATGATGTGGCGATCCAGCGCCTGCCGGTGCGCTTTGCCATCGACCGCGCCGGTCTGGTCGGGGCCGACGGCGCCACCCATGCCGGCGCCTATGACATTGCCTTTCTTGCGAACCTGCCCGGCTTCGTGGTCATGGCCGCCGCCGACGAGGCGGAGCTGGTGCATATGGTCGCCACCGCCGCCGCCCATGACGAAGGCCCCATCGCCTTCCGCTATCCCAGGGGCGAGGGCACCGGGGTCGAGATGCCCGAACGCGGCGAGGTGCTGGAGATCGGCAAGGCCCGCGTCATGGCCGAGGGCAAGCGCGTCGCCATCCTGTCCTTCGGCACCCGGCTGGCCGAGGTCATGCGGGCGCGCGAGGCGCTGCTGGCGCGCGGGATCACGCCCACGGTGGTCGATGCCCGCTTTGCCAAGCCGCTGGACCGCGTCCTGATCCTGCGCCTTGCCCGCACGCATGAGGCGCTGATCACCATCGAAGAGGGTGCGGTCGGCGGTTTCGGCAGCCTGGTCGCGCAGCTGCTTGCCGACGAGGGCGTCTTCGACGGCGGGCTGCGCTTCCGCCAGATGGTGCTGCCCGACACATTCATCGACCATGCCAGCCCCGAGGCCATGTATCGCTGCGCCCGCATGTCCGCCCCCGATATCGAGGCCAAGGTGCTGGAGGTTCTGGGCGTGGCGCTGGCGAAACGTGCCTGA
- a CDS encoding polyprenyl synthetase family protein produces the protein MRDRLAEVKAQVQTALDEAMAGLPEGELTDAMRYACTGGKRIRAFLVMESARLFGLADPAALPVAAAVEALHAYSLVHDDLPSMDDDDLRRGLPTVHLRWSEATAILAGDALQALAFGLLADPRIGAPERRLALVRGFAEAVGGGGMVWGQALDIAAETAAEPLDLAAITRLQQAKTGALIQFSATAGAVMAGEDPGPLADYARRLGLAFQIQDDILDVTGTEAETGKRTGKDGAANKATFVSLLGLQGAQDQARQLVRDAETALDPYGEAAGNLRQLARFVIERDA, from the coding sequence ATGCGGGACCGCCTTGCCGAGGTGAAGGCGCAGGTCCAGACCGCGCTGGACGAGGCCATGGCCGGCCTGCCCGAGGGGGAGCTGACCGATGCGATGCGCTATGCCTGCACCGGCGGCAAGCGCATCCGTGCCTTCCTGGTGATGGAATCGGCGCGGCTGTTCGGCCTGGCCGACCCGGCGGCGCTGCCCGTCGCGGCGGCGGTCGAGGCGCTGCATGCCTATAGCCTGGTCCATGACGACCTGCCCTCGATGGACGACGACGACCTGCGGCGCGGCCTGCCCACCGTGCATCTGCGTTGGTCCGAGGCGACCGCGATCCTGGCCGGCGACGCGCTGCAAGCCCTGGCCTTCGGCCTGCTGGCCGATCCGCGGATCGGCGCGCCCGAAAGGCGGCTGGCGCTGGTGCGCGGCTTCGCCGAGGCGGTCGGCGGGGGCGGCATGGTCTGGGGCCAGGCGCTGGACATCGCCGCCGAGACCGCCGCCGAGCCCTTGGACCTTGCCGCCATCACGCGGCTGCAGCAGGCCAAGACCGGCGCGCTGATCCAGTTCTCGGCCACTGCCGGCGCGGTCATGGCCGGCGAGGATCCCGGCCCGCTGGCGGATTATGCCCGCCGCCTGGGCCTTGCCTTCCAGATCCAGGACGACATCCTGGACGTGACCGGCACCGAGGCTGAGACGGGCAAGCGCACCGGCAAGGACGGCGCCGCCAACAAGGCGACCTTCGTGTCGCTGCTGGGCCTGCAGGGCGCGCAGGACCAGGCGCGCCAGCTGGTCCGCGATGCCGAAACCGCCCTTGATCCCTATGGCGAGGCCGCAGGAAACTTGCGGCAGCTCGCGCGTTTCGTTATCGAGCGCGACGCCTGA
- a CDS encoding exodeoxyribonuclease VII small subunit, whose translation MTEIENMSFEEAMKELEATVGRLEHGEATLEESIKLYERGAALRAHCDKRLREAEERVEKITLAANGQPDGTVPAEGL comes from the coding sequence GTGACCGAGATCGAGAACATGTCCTTCGAGGAGGCGATGAAAGAGCTTGAGGCGACGGTCGGCCGGCTGGAGCACGGCGAGGCGACGCTGGAGGAATCGATCAAGCTCTACGAGCGCGGTGCGGCCCTGCGGGCGCATTGCGACAAGCGCCTGCGCGAGGCCGAGGAGCGGGTGGAAAAGATCACTTTGGCGGCCAACGGCCAGCCCGACGGGACCGTTCCGGCCGAGGGGCTGTGA
- a CDS encoding histone deacetylase family protein gives MTLLYTHPSGLLHVTPPSHPEQVARLDAVLDALGGLDLVRGEAPEAAEADILRAHPPEYLSGLRRKSPAEGWMMLDSDTYLSPGSLEAARHAVGGVCAAVDAVLAGEAPNAFVAMRPPGHHAERARAMGFCIFSSVAIGALRALDHHGLDRVAVLDFDVHHGNGTQDVLWEEKRALFASTHQFPLYPGTGAASERGAHGQIVNMPLAPGSGGDEARAAWRAICDRVAAWRPQLVLVSAGFDAHADDPLAALMWREADFTAITRMICDTAAACSAPVVSALEGGYDLAALGRSARAHVDVLRETAA, from the coding sequence ATGACCTTGCTTTATACGCACCCCTCGGGGCTCTTGCATGTGACGCCGCCCAGCCATCCTGAACAGGTGGCGCGGCTGGATGCCGTCCTGGACGCATTGGGAGGGCTTGACCTGGTCCGGGGCGAGGCGCCGGAGGCGGCGGAGGCGGACATCCTGCGCGCCCATCCGCCGGAATACCTGTCCGGGCTGCGCCGGAAATCGCCGGCCGAGGGCTGGATGATGCTGGATTCCGACACCTATCTGTCGCCCGGCAGCCTGGAAGCCGCGCGCCATGCCGTCGGCGGGGTCTGCGCGGCGGTCGATGCGGTGCTGGCGGGCGAGGCGCCCAACGCCTTCGTCGCCATGCGCCCGCCGGGACATCATGCCGAGCGGGCGCGGGCCATGGGCTTCTGCATCTTTTCCTCGGTCGCCATCGGGGCCTTGCGGGCGCTGGACCATCACGGGCTGGACCGCGTGGCGGTGCTGGATTTCGACGTGCATCACGGCAACGGCACCCAGGACGTGCTGTGGGAGGAGAAACGCGCGCTCTTCGCCTCGACGCATCAGTTTCCGCTTTATCCCGGCACCGGCGCGGCCTCGGAGCGGGGTGCGCATGGCCAGATCGTCAACATGCCGCTGGCGCCGGGCAGCGGCGGGGACGAGGCGCGCGCGGCCTGGCGGGCGATCTGCGACCGGGTCGCGGCCTGGCGGCCGCAGCTGGTGCTGGTCTCGGCCGGGTTCGACGCCCATGCCGACGATCCCCTCGCCGCGCTGATGTGGCGCGAGGCGGATTTCACCGCCATCACCCGGATGATCTGCGACACGGCGGCGGCCTGTTCGGCCCCGGTGGTATCGGCGCTGGAAGGCGGTTATGATCTCGCCGCTCTGGGCCGCTCGGCGCGCGCCCATGTCGATGTGCTGAGGGAGACTGCCGCGTGA